Genomic DNA from Danio rerio strain Tuebingen ecotype United States chromosome 5, GRCz12tu, whole genome shotgun sequence:
ACTTTCTCTGTTTTCTGCAGACATACTCCATGTCTGTTTACCTGGTCCGGCAGCTGACCTCTCCACTGTTACTGCAGAGATTAAGAATGAAGGGAATCAGAAACCCTGACCACTCCAGAGCATTGAGTAAGACCGCATTTCTCACGGTTGAGAAATTATAAATCCAAATTTGAATAGAAATATGACCATAATAAACAATGtggtgttattttatttgttactcCTCTATATACTCATACATCTATTCGATTAGTTGCCTGAATTATGTAAATTAGCTATTAAAATTGAAGAATGAAATGACTTACTAAATCGCCTGCTTTTTACACTTAAAACAGTTAAAGAAAAACTGACAGCAGACCCTGATAGTGAAATCGCCACAACTAGTTTACGAGTCTCACTCATGTGCCCTGTAAGTTCtgtatatatttgatttattgatttattttaagacTGCtgctaaaaaatgttaataattaacaaatctttttttatagCTTGGAAAGATGCGCCTTACGGTACCCTGCCGAGCTGTCACCTGTTCTCATCTGCAGTGCTTTGATGCTGCTCTGTATCTACAAATGAATGAGAAAAAGCCCACCTGGATCTGTCCCGTCTGTGACAAAAAAGCCACATATGAGAGTTTGATTATAGATGGGTGAGATTTATAGTCACTGTAGATCAAATCACTCTAAATCCTTCAATTATTTGACTGTAATATGCATTTTTGTAAACTTTCCACTTGTCAGGCTCTTTATGGAAATACTCAATGACTGCACGGATGTTGATGAAATCCAGTTTCAGGAAGATGGGACTTGGTGTCCAATGAGACCAAAGAAGGAGACGTTGAAATTATCATCTCCATGCATCTCAAAAATTGATTGTATGTTTTATTGCTGTTTAAAAAGTGTGTGAGCTCTGTCTCTGTTTGTTAAGGTTTTACTGGTTGAAAGGTatatttctgtgttttttatgCATCTAAAAGTGGTTCATGGCTTTTTAGGTTCTGTTCCAGTCCGACAAAGTGCAGTGGTGTCAGTCCCAGAAACCAGCAGTACAAAAAAAGCAGATGTAATCGATCTCACACTAGAGAGCTCgtctgatgatgaagaggatgatCCTCCTCTGAAGAAGCGCTGTATATACATGTCAAAGGCTGAGGAGATGCACAGCAAAGGGTTTGTTTGTGTTGATTtactaaaatcaaatcaaatgatcAGACAAATCTGATCGAATGTGTCTTTTTCCACCATCTTAAGTGGGtatttcaccctaaaatgaaagtATGGTTCACTAAATACTATGGAGTCAATGGATTACctgtttttaagattttttaaaaatattttgtgtttaacagaagaatgaaactcttaacaggtttgtgacaaagTGAAGGGTTGAGTGAAGGATTACAGAatcttcagttttgggtgaactatccctttaagtgttggAGTTTTGTGTATACATTTTAAAGAAGCCCAGAACTGTACACTAAATGCAAATTATTCATTGTGGTGGTGGGAAAACTTGAAATActagcaaataaattaaataaatgctatttatAAACCATTGCAAGTAGCTTgaacagtgttgggggtaactcATTACAAGTAATGTGAGTTACATAATAATCTTTCTAAGTGACGTGTAAAGTcacgcattacttttaaaaatcagtaataatatttgagttactttttgaaaaTAGTAATGCAAGttaatttttagtttaattaatttgctttaaaaaaaataaatagctgaaataaaatgaacgtAGTCACATTGAATCCTGTTCTCAATGAGAGAACAGGCAGAAATGAAGATGGCAAAGCCTTATATTTTGCGATGGAAGTATTCTTAAGTAagaagacaaaaagtacaaaagtagaaAACACATTGCTTTAGGTTTTCATTAATCTAAATACAGCATCTAGAGCTCTCGGTCAGGgagttttttaatgtgttttataaagGTAAATGAAGGATATACAGAGTGTTGTTCATTGCAGAGCTCCTCCATTAAAAAaaaccctgcaagttctgaaacaTATCAAGCCTCATCCAAGTTagaaaaaagtaactcaaaagtaacgtaacgcaTTATTACCATAAAAAGTAGCTGAGTAACACAACTAGATACTTTGTTGTTGAGTAAATCAATATTGTattgcattactttctaaagaaGCTTTCCCCAACGCTGACTGTGAATATAtcaaatctttaaaaatgaaagtgTATTATGTTCTGTTGCACTCTAAGAGCCAAAATGTTTCAAAGGGCAGATGCTGCAGCTCATTTTCATAATGACCAGCACAGCAAATTAGCCTGCCAAACAAAGCCAATGATAATCAGCTGTGGGTAGTCCACTTACGTCACGGATGCAAATTGTATCTTTCATTTGGACGTAAAATATTAGAGCAATTACCAGTTAATTTACTACAGCAAACCTTGGTAAACTTAGTTGCTCAATTGATGTAAATGCTGGCTTTCCATAAATTTGCATTTGAAAGGGAAGCCCCTACAATTGCATTTAAGTGCACACATTTTCATCTTTTTATTCTAAATCCCATCAGCAGTATTTTTAGCACTTTAGCTGTTTTTCCTGTTTAACAGTTGTAATGTTTTGATTCCTTATATTTTAGCGTTTTGACTTACCAGCCATCAACTGTTCGGGTGCCAAATGTCCAGTCGCTGGACACCTCATACCTGACCTCCTCAATAGCGGACTACTCTGTTCCATTCCACCATTCCTCCTTGTCCACTATTCCCACAGATATGCAAAGTACGCACTTGTCCAGTCTGCCAAGAATGCTTTTAATCAGGCTTTAGCTTTAACATGAATACTAACTTTTGTCCTACTGTACACATCTTTCCCAAAGGTCTTGACTTATTTTCTCTGATTCAAGGGGATCCTCAGGTATGTTCTTTAAAAGCAATGCTGGGATTGCATGCGGTATGATTTCACAGCTGTTAACCACTTGTTTTCTTTATGGTCTCTTCAGCAGCATTTCAGAGGGCCCATATTTTTAGACAGCCTCTCCAGCAGCCTTCAGAGTGCCACCACCAGCGCCAGTCTGGTTTCCTCATCGGCTCAGTACGAGACAGCAACCCACAGCAGCAGCTCGAGTCATGAGACAGGAGTCATCACTGGAGGATCTTCAGGTCTATCAGacattatctccctggactgaaTGTTAGCGCAGCGTGATCAGCCAGTCACAAAACAAACTGCATTCGAGGCAAGCAAAGAACAATTCTACCTTTTGAATATGGACCTCAAGAATCTTGTTTTACGAGGACTGCCATGAAGGTCTCTGAATGATGTATcttggtcagcaacaatgctgttttaaatttcaaATCTGAATCAAGCGGTTGTCTCCTGAATTGGGGAATCTATGAGTTAAACAATGACTCTTCGCAAAGCAAAATAAATGGCATAACTAAGTGGACTGGAAAGCTCAGacacataaaaaaaacagcactCTAGTCTCAGTCACTCTTGTGTTGCGTCAACGGATCTGCAGTTGAAATGGAATGAGGTTTTCAGCGGCAGCTCATTTTAGGTTTCGTCTATTTCAGCAGTGCAATTATTTTTGTTacaataaaaagcaataaaaaatgtttgttgtatATTACGAGGTTCACTTGTCTGATATTAAGGCTTTTTaaagtttttcatttgtttgtggtTATTCTTTACGGAGCCATCAGATTTGGAATCTAATTTTATAAGGAAGTTGTTTTTGATATCTCGACACATCTAACATATTCCCATTAGAAACTGTCATTTGTAACTGACGTTTGTCTAATTTTATGGATTTTGGATGGGATTTTGGATGGGATTTTGGATTTATG
This window encodes:
- the pias2 gene encoding E3 SUMO-protein ligase PIAS2 isoform X2; the protein is MADIEELRNMVSSFRVSELQVLLGFAGRNKSGRKHELLLRALHLLRSGCSSAVQIKIKELYRRRYPRTFEGLQDLAALKSSIKSFIHLDSGATAVSSDLTLPTDHSDVLQQRRESCDSPVFHESKPMMNMQQPTTLMAPVHPDVQMKSLPFYDVLDVLIKPSSLGAHAVQRFHNEKYFIFALTPQQVREVCISRDFLPGGRRDYMVQIQLRFCLAETSCPQEDNYPNGLCIKVNGKLFPLPGFAPPPKNGVEQKRPGRPLNITSLVRLSSAVPNQIVVTWAPEIGKTYSMSVYLVRQLTSPLLLQRLRMKGIRNPDHSRALIKEKLTADPDSEIATTSLRVSLMCPLGKMRLTVPCRAVTCSHLQCFDAALYLQMNEKKPTWICPVCDKKATYESLIIDGLFMEILNDCTDVDEIQFQEDGTWCPMRPKKETLKLSSPCISKIDCSVPVRQSAVVSVPETSSTKKADVIDLTLESSSDDEEDDPPLKKRCIYMSKAEEMHSKGVLTYQPSTVRVPNVQSLDTSYLTSSIADYSVPFHHSSLSTIPTDMQSLDLFSLIQGDPQHFRGPIFLDSLSSSLQSATTSASLVSSSAQYETATHSSSSSHETGVITGGSSGLSDIISLD
- the pias2 gene encoding E3 SUMO-protein ligase PIAS2 isoform X4, which gives rise to MVSSFRVSELQVLLGFAGRNKSGRKHELLLRALHLLRSGCSSAVQIKIKELYRRRYPRTFEGLQDLAALKSSIKSFIHLDSGATAVSSDLTLPTDHSDVLQQRRESCDSPVFHESKPMMNMQQPTTLMAPVHPDVQMKSLPFYDVLDVLIKPSSLGAHAVQRFHNEKYFIFALTPQQVREVCISRDFLPGGRRDYMVQIQLRFCLAETSCPQEDNYPNGLCIKVNGKLFPLPGFAPPPKNGVEQKRPGRPLNITSLVRLSSAVPNQIVVTWAPEIGKTYSMSVYLVRQLTSPLLLQRLRMKGIRNPDHSRALIKEKLTADPDSEIATTSLRVSLMCPLGKMRLTVPCRAVTCSHLQCFDAALYLQMNEKKPTWICPVCDKKATYESLIIDGLFMEILNDCTDVDEIQFQEDGTWCPMRPKKETLKLSSPCISKIDCSVPVRQSAVVSVPETSSTKKADVIDLTLESSSDDEEDDPPLKKRCIYMSKAEEMHSKGVLTYQPSTVRVPNVQSLDTSYLTSSIADYSVPFHHSSLSTIPTDMQSLDLFSLIQGDPQHFRGPIFLDSLSSSLQSATTSASLVSSSAQYETATHSSSSSHETGVITGGSSGLSDIISLD
- the pias2 gene encoding E3 SUMO-protein ligase PIAS2 (The RefSeq protein has 2 substitutions compared to this genomic sequence), whose protein sequence is MADIEELRNMVSSFRVSELQVLLGFAGRNKSGRKHELLLRALHLLRSGCSSAVQIKIKELYRRRYPRTFEGLQDLAALKSSIKSFIHLDSGATAVSSDLTLPTGHSDVLQQRQESCDSPVFHESKPMMNMQQPTTLMAPVHPDVQMKSLPFYDVLDVLIKPSSLGAHAVQRFHNEKYFIFALTPQQVREVCISRDFLPGGRRDYMVQIQLRFCLAETSCPQEDNYPNGLCIKVNGKLFPLPGFAPPPKNGVEQKRPGRPLNITSLVRLSSAVPNQIVVTWAPEIGKTYSMSVYLVRQLTSPLLLQRLRMKGIRNPDHSRALIKEKLTADPDSEIATTSLRVSLMCPLGKMRLTVPCRAVTCSHLQCFDAALYLQMNEKKPTWICPVCDKKATYESLIIDGLFMEILNDCTDVDEIQFQEDGTWCPMRPKKETLKLSSPCISKIDCSVPVRQSAVVSVPETSSTKKADVIDLTLESSSDDEEDDPPLKKRCIYMSKAEEMHSKGVLTYQPSTVRVPNVQSLDTSYLTSSIADYSVPFHHSSLSTIPTDMQSLDLFSLIQGDPQHFRGPIFLDSLSSSLQSATTSASLVSSSAQYETATHSSSSSHETGVITGGSSGLSDIISLD
- the pias2 gene encoding E3 SUMO-protein ligase PIAS2 isoform X3, whose translation is MVSSFRVSELQVLLGFAGRNKSGRKHELLLRALHLLRSGCSSAVQIKIKELYRRRYPRTFEGLQDLAALKSSIKSFIHLDSGATAVSSDLTLPTDHSDVLQQRRESCDSPVFHESKPMMNMQQPTTLMAPVHPDVQMKSLPFYDVLDVLIKPSSLGAHAVQRFHNEKYFIFALTPQQVREVCISRDFLPGGRRDYMVQIQLRFCLAETSCPQEDNYPNGLCIKVNGKLFPLPGFAPPPKNGVEQKRPGRPLNITSLVRLSSAVPNQIVVTWAPEIGKTYSMSVYLVRQLTSPLLLQRLRMKGIRNPDHSRALIKEKLTADPDSEIATTSLRVSLMCPLGKMRLTVPCRAVTCSHLQCFDAALYLQMNEKKPTWICPVCDKKATYESLIIDGLFMEILNDCTDVDEIQFQEDGTWCPMRPKKETLKLSSPCISKIDCSVPVRQSAVVSVPETSSTKKADVIDLTLESSSDDEEDDPPLKKRCIYMSKAEEMHSKGVLTYQPSTVRVPNVQSLDTSYLTSSIADYSVPFHHSSLSTIPTDMQSLDLFSLIQGDPQQHFRGPIFLDSLSSSLQSATTSASLVSSSAQYETATHSSSSSHETGVITGGSSGLSDIISLD
- the pias2 gene encoding E3 SUMO-protein ligase PIAS2 isoform X1; its protein translation is MADIEELRNMVSSFRVSELQVLLGFAGRNKSGRKHELLLRALHLLRSGCSSAVQIKIKELYRRRYPRTFEGLQDLAALKSSIKSFIHLDSGATAVSSDLTLPTDHSDVLQQRRESCDSPVFHESKPMMNMQQPTTLMAPVHPDVQMKSLPFYDVLDVLIKPSSLGAHAVQRFHNEKYFIFALTPQQVREVCISRDFLPGGRRDYMVQIQLRFCLAETSCPQEDNYPNGLCIKVNGKLFPLPGFAPPPKNGVEQKRPGRPLNITSLVRLSSAVPNQIVVTWAPEIGKTYSMSVYLVRQLTSPLLLQRLRMKGIRNPDHSRALIKEKLTADPDSEIATTSLRVSLMCPLGKMRLTVPCRAVTCSHLQCFDAALYLQMNEKKPTWICPVCDKKATYESLIIDGLFMEILNDCTDVDEIQFQEDGTWCPMRPKKETLKLSSPCISKIDCSVPVRQSAVVSVPETSSTKKADVIDLTLESSSDDEEDDPPLKKRCIYMSKAEEMHSKGVLTYQPSTVRVPNVQSLDTSYLTSSIADYSVPFHHSSLSTIPTDMQSLDLFSLIQGDPQQHFRGPIFLDSLSSSLQSATTSASLVSSSAQYETATHSSSSSHETGVITGGSSGLSDIISLD